Genomic window (Lycium barbarum isolate Lr01 chromosome 2, ASM1917538v2, whole genome shotgun sequence):
CATTTGGTAATTAGTAGCTTCTGACATACATTCAATTAAGTTGTTGTCACAAGCTAGCAAGCCTCTTTTTTCAGCAGCTTCTCGGAATGTGCTACAACATCTTCCATTAACAGTTCTAAGATCTTCGTAGGATTTTGGTCCTCTTATGTTTATCAACAATAGTCGAAGATAGTATCTTTCTCCTTCTGTTGGATGACAAGTGACAATACAACCAATAACATTGCCTTGTATTCTTCGTGTCCACATTCTATCGCTTGTTGACCAGACAAAGTATTGGGGGAATTCTTTGTATAGTAAGTTAAGTTCATTTGCAACTGCATTTGTTGCATTCATTGAAAAGAATTCTGTTAACATTGTTTTTGTAGTTGTAGGATTATTTAAGACTGAGTTTAGAGTTGCAGTTGTCTTAAAGGAAACATATTGTTGTTCCTTAAGATGAAGCTGAAGATGGTAGACTGCTGGATTCATTTCACTAATAGGAAAGGCGAACAAACGCCACATAGCTTCTGGCGGTGAAACCCATCTAGCTGATCGATAGTCTCTTATTTCGTCTATTTCTACATCAGAATCATTACTATGTACATGGAAAGCAATTTTATCATGCCCCTTACAAATGTATTTATAGATATATTTGACAACTTTAACATCCGAGCAAATTTCAACATTTATGTGACAATTGAACTTGCTTAATAGATATGGATTGTAAGGAACAACCCATGAATTGTCGAGATATTGAGTTCTAACCTTGAAAAAATTTCCGGTATCTTGCCTTCTATAAATTGGGtaagaattcttacctttacaTGTTTCAGGGGCATAACTTTTGGGATATTTAAATTTACAGTGTCCCGTCTTTATCATGCATGGGCTTTTAGGATTTAAACTTCCGCAAGGTCCATGCATCATATGCTTAATAACCAATGAATGTAAATAATGATTTGTGTCAGGGTTTGGTATTTCAGCACAAATAACTTTATCATAAGCTTCAGGTGTTAATAATTTGTATTCATCAGCAAGTATGATAAGGAAATGAGCATGTGGGAGACCTCGTTTTTGGAATTCTATAGTGTACATAAAAGCTGCTACTTTTCCAAATATACCTTTTTTAATGATGTCTGACTTTAGTTCTTCTACCTTTGCTTTAAATGTACGGCTTATTAAATCTGGTCTGTTTTGGACTTCATCAGTAGGTAGTAAGAGATCTTCTATTTCTGGCCATGAAGGATTGCATGTCATTGTTAGGAAGATATCAGGTTTACCAAAGTGTTGCACTAATGCAATAGCGTCCATATATCGACGCCGCATGTCTCTTGGACCTCCAGTAAAGCTAGCAGGAAGGAATGTTTTTATGCCAATTTTTGAAGTGTCTCTTTCTCCTTGCCTTAGAAGATCCCTAAGACCTGCCAATACTTCAAGCCTAAACAAATCTTGATTGAATAACAAAAAGTCCAATCTTTGTGTTTCCACTTTTATAAATTCATCTACAGAATATTGCTGGAATAACCTTCCAGAATGTAAAGTTCCATTATCTTCATTGTCTCTAATCTGAAGTTTATAGCAGTAATATTCACGACATGACACATTGTTTTTATTACGTCTCCCTTTTTGTAAGATTTCTTCTTCGATGTTAAGAAGTCCATCAATTGAGCACCAGTTAGAGACAGAAGGAAGTTGCTCTTGATTGTGGGAAGAATGATTCCTGGAAGAGCTACGTTTTTCTACAATTTTTTGGATGCCGGAGTGCCACCCATTTTCTCCGTAGGGAAACAATAAAGGGTATTGTAATGGATCATAACAACCATAATGATAGCGTACCAACTGGCTACTATCACAGTGGGTGTAAATTCGAATATGCGGTGATGAGATAGCATTGTTAGAGTCATCATCAACCCATATAGCTGCAACTTCTGAGACACTGGGTAAATTATATGTTTGTTGGTCCAAGGCAGAATCACATTTAAGTGCAATATAGAAATTGGACAGGTTTGGAATGCCCGTTAAAGATTTCAGAAACATAGAGTATGGATTAACTTTTAGAATGTCTATCAATTTTGCAATAACTGATCTGTTCAGATTCTCTGAAAAGGCCATTTTATTAACTATATCGTCCTCATTGTCATAAAAATAAAGCTGTAGGTTTCTTGGTTCATTATTGGAGGGAATGAGGTTGTTTATAAAATGGTACATTTGTCCTTGAACTTTAAAGGTATAGATACCTTGAGTTCTGGTTGCTAACTCGTTATTGTACTTTACTCCTAGTGAAGTAAATGCAAACATGTTATTATATGTTCATACATAAGTACGGAAATGATTGGATTCATCAGTGACACCTAAGTAAAGGCTTTTTAACTTGGAAGGCAACTGGTGAGAAACTAATTTCACTGAACCTTTACTGCAGCAGAAGCTAGGAGGTTCATATTGAAATCTCCTGGCTTTACAAaatttgcagtttggaactttcTTTAAAATGGAAGGACTACAAGGTAGTTCTTTGATATTCCAACAACCCATCAGTGTTGACCTATGTCCTGCAGAATTCTAGTGTAGTTTAGTAAGAGCCAAACCTAGGAAAATGGGATAAGTAATGTAACAATATGATCATGATTAAAAAAAGACCTCTAACAGTTGGTAGTGATTGGCGTAAGCTAGAACGGTCATTACATGTTCCGGATGTCGATCCTGCAAGGATTAACATATCAACTATAGTGAATAACTATGTAGCTGCAGCTTTAAATTCTTAAAGTTAATTTACGCTAACCTATTTCATACACACTAGCACATTGAGTTGGTTGTTCCTTGGCAGGAGGAGTAGAAAGTCCGTCTCTAATGAAGGTAGTAGTCGGCAACGGAATCAAGTTTGGAGGTTCAGGGGAAGAATCAATCTGCATGGAGTGGCTAGTAGAAGAATTTTCAGAAAGACGACGCCTTCTTGTAGAATAGGCTGCACGACGGCGTTCCAGCAGAGCTTCCTTTTGTTCAGCTGGCATTGCTCGATAAGCAATACGGCGTCTAAGGTTTCTTTCACTATTTTTGCCGGACATCTGATGTCAAGTGTTTAATAGAGTTCTTTTGTTAAAACTGGAATTTTCGCAATCCTAATGTTTAATTTGATGTTAAAGCACAGATGTCAATTTATCATAATATAGAATGAAAAGCGCAAGCATTGAGCATTATAACTAAACATATAGGACAGAAGAAATCGAGAATTTACCCTATCAGTCAGAGTATTTTCTTGCTTTCTTCGCTTGAGGAAATTTGACTTTGAAAATCCTGCGAAAGCCAAAGTGGTCGATAATTAATTTTCTAGAACAAACATTCTACTGAAACCAAACCATTAGAAACTCCGATAATTGTCACTACCACCGGAAAATAGAAGTGCAATAAAAGGAAAACAATGTCAAATGCCTAAAATCCACAACCAAACAGAGCAGCAAGAATAAAATAAATACCAAAGAAATCATACAGAAATAAACAAAATGACaccccaaaaaagaaaaaaatgaaagcaCAAATAGACTCTCTGTTTCAATTTCTTGGCAGAGATATGAGAAAGAATAGTACAGAAACAATAACAAAAGAAATCCTTACCAAATGGTAGTTAAGTtgtttcaggtataccaccgaacACATTGGGTTCATTAGTCTTTGTAGCTTAAAATTTCATCATAGTAAAGAATGAAGATAAGAAAAAAGTAGAAATAGAGAAAAA
Coding sequences:
- the LOC132629097 gene encoding uncharacterized protein LOC132629097, translating into MAFSENLNRSVIAKLIDILKVNPYSMFLKSLTGIPNLSNFYIALKCDSALDQQTYNLPSVSEVAAIWVDDDSNNAISSPHIRIYTHCDSSQLVRYHYGCYDPLQYPLLFPYGENGWHSGIQKIVEKRSSSRNHSSHNQEQLPSVSNWCSIDGLLNIEEEILQKGRRNKNNVSCREYYCYKLQIRDNEDNGTLHSGRLFQQYSVDEFIKVETQRLDFLLFNQDLFRLEVLAGLRDLLRQGERDTSKIGIKTFLPASFTGGPRDMRRRYMDAIALVQHFGKPDIFLTMTCNPSWPEIEDLLLPTDEVQNRPDLISRTFKAKVEELKSDIIKKGIFGKVAAFMYTIEFQKRGLPHAHFLIILADEYKLLTPEAYDKVICAEIPNPDTNHYLHSLVIKHMMHGPCGSLNPKSPCMIKTGHCKFKYPKSYAPETCKGKNSYPIYRRQDTGNFFKVRTQYLDNSWVVPYNPYLLSKFNCHINVEICSDVKVVKYIYKYICKGHDKIAFHVHSNDSDVEIDEIRDYRSARWVSPPEAMWRLFAFPISEMNPAVYHLQLHLKEQQYVSFKTTATLNSVLNNPTTTKTMLTEFFSMNATNAVANELNLLYKEFPQYFVWSTSDRMWTRRIQGNVIGCIVTCHPTEGERYYLRLLLINIRGPKSYEDLRTVNGRCCSTFREAAEKRGLLACDNNLIECMSEATNYQMPYSLRRLFATLLVYCNPANPKGLWERFESSMSEDFTATPNIQTNNIQARDIHLERNIVVTEEDLLLYKKLNKEQQTAYHAILNRIFSKGTGAFFIDGPGGTGKTFLYRALLATVRSKGFIALATATSGVAASVLPGGRTAHSRFKLPIDTNKSHSCNISKQSSLASLIRDAKLIVWDEVSMAKKKLVETFDLLLRDIMDSNTLFGGKVVVFGGDFRQTLPVVQSGKREDFIHECLLNSNIWDLLEKYRLSKNMRARIDPTFCEYLLRIGDGREKVNEHNKIEIPESFLIPFTNEKESLNILLKTIHPNVNTLIHDTSSVTSRVILTTKNDFVDEINQMFIDQFPNTIVTFVGIDETVEPKDQSQYEDFLHTLNPSGLPPYKLVLKQNCPVILLRNLNPSEASAKNGTKTGYTCNNYGHS
- the LOC132627841 gene encoding uncharacterized protein LOC132627841 isoform X2, coding for MTGFSKSNFLKRRKQENTLTDRMSGKNSERNLRRRIAYRAMPAEQKEALLERRRAAYSTRRRRLSENSSTSHSMQIDSSPEPPNLIPLPTTTFIRDGLSTPPAKEQPTQCASVYEIGSTSGTCNDRSSLRQSLPTVRGHRSTLMGCWNIKELPCSPSILKKVPNCKFCKARRFQYEPPSFCCSKGSVKLVSHQLPSKLKSLYLGVTDESNHFRTYV